The Arachis ipaensis cultivar K30076 chromosome B07, Araip1.1, whole genome shotgun sequence genome includes a window with the following:
- the LOC107607296 gene encoding uncharacterized protein LOC107607296 produces MEKLSKETFSFMKETRINLKNQGASLRNLEVQVCQIAQKLEKATNVLPNDTIPKPKNECKAICLRSGKVVEQEEKENLTANDKQRKEATENIHQEKHMQPTLQQTIQAIKAPPKESIPVPKYKPKISYPQRLQEKNKEKQYSKFLEIFKILHINIPFIKDLEQMPLYSKFMKDLLSKKRFLKGGQTVMMSKEYNAIIQRNLPTKKKDPGNFQIPCTIGNTTFERVLCDLGASINLMPLSVMKRLQIQELKPTKIALQLANKSMKLEHGIVENDLIKVEKYFLPVNFVILDIEKDEHASIILKRHFLAIGNPLLMLKRVN; encoded by the coding sequence ATGGAAAAACTCTCCAAAGAAACATTCTCATTCATGAAGGAAACAAGAATTAATCTCAAGAATCAAGGTGCTTCacttagaaatttggaggtgcaAGTATGCCAAATTGCTCAAAAATTAGAGAAAGCCACAAATGTTCTTCCCAATGACACAATTCCAAAACCAAAAAATGAGTGCAAGGCTATTTGTTTGAGGAGCGGAAAGGTAGtggaacaagaagaaaaagaaaatctcaCTGCCAATGACAAACAAAGGAAAGAGGCAACAGAGAACATTCATCAAGAGAAGCACATGCAGCCCACACTCCAGCAAACAATTCAAGCTATAAAAGCTCCACCAAAAGAGAGCATTCCAGTGCCtaaatacaagccaaaaatttCATATCCTCAAAGGCTCCAAGAGAAAAACAAGGAGAAGCAATATTCCAAATTCTTAGAGATATTCAAGATTTTGCACATCAACATCCCATTTATAAAAGATCTTGAACAAATGCCCTTGTATTCTAAATTTATGAAGGATTTGTTGTCCAAGAAAAGATTCTTAAAGGGAGGCCAAACAGTAATGATGAGCAAGGAGTATAATGCAATCATTCAAAGGAACTTGCCAACAAAGAAGAAAGATCCAGGAAATTTTCAAATTCCTTGTACTATTGGCAACACCACCTTTGAAAGAGTTTTATGTGATTTGGGGGCAAGTATTAATCTAATGCCTTTATCTGTGATGAAGAGGTTACAAATTCAAGAGTTGAAGCCCACCAAAATAGCTCTACAACTTGCAAACAAATCAATGAAGCTTGAACATGGGATAGTTGAAAATGACTTGATCAAAGTGGAAAAATATTTCCTCCCAGTGAATTTTGTTATTCTTGATATAGAGAAAGATGAGCATGCTTCTATCATTCTAAAAAGACATTTTCTAGCCATTGGAAATCCCTTATTGATGTTGAAAAGGGTGAATTAA